One Thermoplasmata archaeon DNA segment encodes these proteins:
- the galT gene encoding galactose-1-phosphate uridylyltransferase, with translation MAVPYRRPMPELRKDYVTDTWVVFSPARSKRPTDFHTQTRPTEKAKCPFCPGHESMTPPEILAYRKDGSANTPGWWIRCIPNAFPALQIEGELHRHVTQLFHSMSGIGAHEVIVETPEHESNVSALSDFQMQEVITAYKQRYVDLTRDKRFKYILIFKNHGERAGASISHPHSQLIATPIIPRLLLEEVNALHRFYEATGGSCLYCEVVETELEEERRIVSENRSFVAISPYAARFPFETWILPKSHEMAFEDITDDERAPLASMIKDVLGRLYHILDDPPFNFFIHTSPCDRKEVKFHWHVEITPRLTETAGFERGTGFYINPVMPEDAASILHG, from the coding sequence ATGGCCGTCCCCTACAGGCGTCCCATGCCCGAACTCCGGAAGGACTACGTGACGGACACCTGGGTGGTGTTCTCCCCGGCCCGCTCGAAGCGGCCCACGGACTTTCACACCCAGACGCGACCCACCGAAAAGGCGAAGTGCCCCTTCTGTCCCGGCCATGAGTCCATGACGCCCCCGGAGATCCTCGCGTACCGGAAGGATGGCAGCGCGAACACCCCCGGATGGTGGATCCGGTGCATCCCGAACGCCTTCCCCGCCCTCCAGATCGAGGGCGAGCTCCACCGTCATGTGACCCAGCTGTTCCACAGCATGAGCGGCATCGGCGCCCACGAGGTCATCGTGGAGACACCCGAGCACGAGAGCAACGTCTCCGCCCTGAGCGACTTCCAGATGCAGGAGGTAATCACCGCCTACAAGCAGCGGTACGTTGACCTCACCCGGGACAAGCGGTTCAAGTACATCCTCATCTTCAAGAACCACGGAGAACGGGCCGGCGCCTCGATCTCGCACCCCCACTCCCAGCTAATCGCAACCCCCATCATCCCGCGCCTCCTCCTCGAGGAGGTGAACGCGCTCCATCGATTCTACGAGGCCACCGGCGGCTCGTGCCTCTATTGCGAGGTCGTGGAGACCGAACTGGAGGAGGAGCGGCGGATCGTGTCCGAAAATCGATCGTTCGTCGCGATCTCGCCCTACGCGGCCCGTTTCCCCTTCGAGACTTGGATCCTGCCGAAGTCCCACGAGATGGCCTTCGAGGACATCACCGACGACGAGCGCGCCCCGCTGGCGTCGATGATCAAGGACGTGCTCGGTCGCCTGTATCATATCCTGGACGACCCTCCCTTCAACTTCTTCATCCACACCTCGCCCTGCGATCGCAAGGAGGTCAAGTTCCACTGGCATGTGGAGATCACCCCGCGGCTCACGGAGACCGCGGGGTTCGAGCGCGGAACCGGGTTCTACATCAACCCGGTGATGCCGGAGGACGCCGCCTCGATCCTGCACGGCTAG
- the glgA gene encoding glycogen synthase GlgA — protein MKVLFAAAEAYPLAKVGGLGDVAGSLPKALRSLGHDVRIALPRYGMIRGTGEDLGAFPVRIGGTTQEAHLLTSNIDGVPVYLVDKSDLYDRPKVYEYEDDGKRFGFFCKALLDLLPAADFWPDVIHCNDWHSALAPAFLRTLYAGDERYRTIRTGFTIHNLQHQGLFGRDLFEWTGLPPESWGPEGVEFYGKLNFMKAGIVYADRVSAVSPTYAQEIQTKECGDGLEGVLSSRGSKLSGILNGIDYDVWNPARDAQIPHTYTKSTIDGKAKDKHALQKETGLPADPKAPLLGMVSRITEQKGLDVLLPALPGILELRAQAVILGTGEKKYEDPLAELAEGANNLVAYLKYDEALAHRIYAGSDFFLMPSRFEPCGLGQMISLRYGTVPIVRATGGLVDTVTDVTQDPKKGNGFVFAEYTPEALLDATRRAVGFYRRRRGWKGLQQRAMASDFSWKNSAAQYARWYERARGG, from the coding sequence ATGAAAGTTCTTTTTGCAGCAGCGGAAGCGTACCCCCTTGCGAAAGTCGGCGGCCTCGGCGACGTGGCGGGGAGTCTGCCCAAAGCCCTCCGGTCTCTCGGCCATGATGTCCGGATCGCGCTGCCCCGCTACGGAATGATCCGTGGCACGGGAGAGGATTTGGGTGCCTTTCCGGTTCGGATCGGGGGCACCACCCAGGAGGCGCACCTGCTCACATCAAACATCGATGGCGTACCCGTGTACCTCGTGGACAAGTCGGACCTGTACGACCGGCCGAAGGTCTATGAATACGAAGACGACGGCAAGCGGTTCGGGTTCTTCTGCAAAGCGCTCCTCGACCTCTTGCCTGCCGCGGACTTCTGGCCCGACGTGATTCACTGCAATGACTGGCACTCCGCCCTGGCCCCCGCGTTCCTCCGGACGCTGTATGCGGGCGACGAGCGCTACCGCACGATCCGGACGGGCTTCACGATCCACAATCTCCAGCACCAGGGACTGTTCGGTCGGGACCTGTTCGAATGGACGGGGCTGCCGCCGGAGTCGTGGGGGCCCGAGGGCGTTGAGTTCTACGGAAAACTGAACTTCATGAAGGCAGGTATCGTCTACGCGGACCGTGTCAGCGCAGTCAGCCCCACCTATGCCCAGGAGATCCAGACCAAGGAGTGCGGGGACGGCCTCGAGGGTGTCCTGAGCTCTCGCGGCTCAAAGCTTTCCGGCATCCTCAACGGCATCGATTACGACGTGTGGAACCCGGCCCGGGACGCCCAGATTCCCCACACGTACACGAAGTCGACGATCGACGGGAAAGCGAAAGACAAGCACGCCCTGCAGAAGGAGACGGGGCTTCCCGCGGACCCGAAGGCCCCTCTGCTGGGCATGGTCTCCCGAATCACAGAACAAAAAGGGCTCGATGTCCTTCTTCCGGCGCTCCCGGGCATCCTCGAGCTGCGTGCCCAAGCGGTCATTCTGGGCACCGGGGAGAAGAAGTACGAGGACCCCCTCGCGGAGCTTGCCGAGGGCGCGAACAACCTCGTGGCGTACCTGAAGTACGATGAGGCCCTGGCGCACCGAATCTACGCGGGTTCCGATTTCTTCCTCATGCCCTCCAGGTTCGAGCCCTGCGGGCTAGGGCAGATGATCAGCCTGCGGTACGGGACCGTGCCCATCGTGCGCGCGACGGGCGGGCTCGTGGACACCGTGACCGACGTGACCCAGGATCCGAAGAAGGGGAACGGGTTCGTGTTCGCGGAGTACACGCCAGAAGCCCTTCTGGACGCGACCCGCCGGGCCGTCGGGTTCTACCGCAGGCGGCGTGGCTGGAAGGGATTGCAGCAGAGGGCCATGGCCTCGGATTTCTCCTGGAAGAACTCCGCGGCCCAGTACGCCCGGTGGTACGAACGGGCCCGGGGCGGGTAG